The following are from one region of the Sorghum bicolor cultivar BTx623 chromosome 2, Sorghum_bicolor_NCBIv3, whole genome shotgun sequence genome:
- the LOC8086415 gene encoding transcription factor PCF6 produces the protein MEVEAVGCAGAAVAGGGGAGGKRGRAKAGAGAEPEPKRRAVAVAVPPAAGAPWAQQHPASRIYRVSRASGGKDRHSKVYTAKGIRDRRVRLSVATAIQFYDLQDRLGYDQPSKAIEWLIRAAADAIDKLPSLDAAAGFPAHPASAAKDHHAHHGPPPAGDDGDEHHHHQQLTRSGCSSTSETSKGSVLSLSRSESRVKARERARERSAVARDKDKDKDPAAAANDGTARRVVATTTSAQAASFTELLTGMAAASAAAPADHKHHQQSSVSWGQTTTVSAATADYIGFAQPRKGAGHAMAHAFAAPAPHLGNIASIAMAPAAQHFGLASGAVTVASGGGEPNAEMTHFSFLQDHFMPVHAAPAPAPTPAIEYNLNFSMSSGLVGVNSRGTLQSNSQPHISGHHHHQQQLQRLSTPLDAPNIPFLFSPPAAAAAAPTTAEGQFAAFQLWNGFQHADMKEKGKN, from the coding sequence ATGGAGGTGGAGGCCGTGGGCTGTGcaggcgccgccgtcgccggcggcggcggcgcggggggCAAGCGGGGCCGGGCGAAAGCTGGCGCGGGAGCGGAGCCGGAGCCCAAGCGACGCGCGGTAGCGGTCGCCGTGCCGCCCGCCGCCGGTGCGCCGTGGGCGCAGCAGCACCCGGCGTCGCGGATCTACCGCGTCTCGCGGGCGTCGGGGGGCAAGGACCGCCACAGCAAGGTGTACACGGCCAAGGGCATCAGGGACCGACGCGTCCGCCTCTCCGTCGCCACCGCCATCCAGTTCTACGACCTGCAGGACCGCCTCGGGTACGACCAGCCTAGCAAGGCCATCGAGTGGCTCATCAGGGCTGCCGCTGACGCTATCGACAAGCTCCCTTCGCTCGACGCCGCCGCGGGGTTCCCCGCGCACCCGGCCTCCGCCGCCAAGGACCACCACGCTCACCACGGCCCGCCGCCTGCTGGTGACGACGGCGAcgaacaccaccaccaccagcagctcACGAGGTCCGGATGTAGCAGCACGTCCGAGACAAGCAAGGGCTCGGTCCTCTCGCTCTCCCGCTCCGAGAGCCGGGTCAAGGCAAGGGAGCGCGCTAGGGAGCGgagcgccgttgccagggacaAGGACAAGGACAAGGACCCCGCCGCGGCCGCCAACGACGGTACCGCCAGGCGCGTCGTGGCTACCACTACCTCGGCGCAGGCGGCGTCCTTCACCGAGCTGCTCACGGGGATGGCCGcggccagcgccgccgcccccgCGGACCACAAGCACCACCAGCAGTCGTCGGTGTCCTGGGGGCAGACGACGACTGTCTCCGCTGCCACCGCCGACTACATCGGGTTCGCGCAGCCCCGGAAGGGCGCGGGGCACGCGATGGCGCACGCCTTCGCCGCCCCCGCTCCCCACCTCGGCAACATTGCGTCCATCGCCATGGCCCCGGCGGCGCAGCACTTCGGCTTGGCCAGTGGTGCCGTCACCGTCGCCTCTGGCGGCGGCGAGCCGAACGCTGAGATGACGCACTTCTCGTTCTTGCAGGACCATTTCATGCCCGTCcacgcggcgccggcgccggcgccgactCCCGCCATAGAATACAACCTCAACTTCTCCATGTCCTCGGGTCTTGTGGGTGTCAACAGTAGGGGGACCCTTCAGTCCAATTCGCAGCCGCACATCTccggccaccaccaccaccaacaacaGCTCCAGAGGCTGTCTACTCCACTGGACGCTCCCAACATACCCTTCCTGTTCAGCCC